A genomic window from Periweissella cryptocerci includes:
- a CDS encoding NUDIX domain-containing protein: MNFSSKAAERQYYETEATEAEFLAWYAAYDLATYAKPSLAVDNVIFGYDADTEQVKVLLVRRKQHPFQGKWALPGAFVRPNEDTTQTTIRGVLGETGILLNEQHVEQLKTIGTPNRDPRGWIITVSHIAYLPTMQVVVARDDVVEARWFSFTKHGDEFTVAGIDLADLAFDHAEILQTAFQRVANRLSYAPTILQILGPTFSLPQAQNVYAQFLAKDFSGNLGSNFKTVYGKLFTETGLTVSTKGKGRPAKLYVLKD; the protein is encoded by the coding sequence ATGAATTTTTCCAGTAAAGCAGCTGAACGTCAATATTATGAAACGGAGGCAACGGAAGCAGAATTTCTCGCGTGGTATGCCGCATACGATTTAGCAACGTATGCCAAGCCGAGTTTAGCGGTCGATAATGTCATTTTTGGGTACGATGCGGATACCGAACAGGTCAAAGTCTTATTGGTGCGGCGGAAACAACATCCATTTCAGGGGAAATGGGCGTTACCGGGTGCATTTGTCCGCCCAAATGAAGATACCACGCAGACAACAATCCGTGGGGTGCTAGGTGAGACGGGGATTTTACTAAATGAGCAACACGTCGAACAACTCAAAACGATTGGCACCCCAAATCGTGATCCACGGGGGTGGATTATCACGGTGTCGCACATCGCTTATCTACCAACGATGCAAGTTGTAGTAGCGCGCGATGACGTCGTTGAAGCACGTTGGTTTAGTTTTACAAAGCACGGGGATGAGTTCACAGTTGCAGGTATTGATTTGGCAGATTTAGCGTTTGACCATGCGGAAATCTTACAAACAGCGTTCCAACGCGTGGCTAATCGCTTGAGCTATGCACCAACTATTTTGCAAATCTTAGGCCCAACATTTTCCCTACCACAGGCGCAAAATGTGTACGCGCAATTTCTTGCGAAGGATTTTAGCGGGAATCTGGGTAGTAACTTCAAAACGGTTTATGGCAAATTATTTACCGAAACTGGTTTGACGGTTTCAACGAAGGGCAAGGGGCGCCCGGCCAAATTGTACGTCTTAAAGGATTAG
- a CDS encoding AAA family ATPase, translating to MRKKIAGNRIGVYFGTFAPFHIGHYSVAMKAKRQNDGAVVIASGRDDDRGTKIGLGVDKRFRYVREVFRNDELVAVGKLNESQANIPAAPHGWPLWLDEVEKQIKTLIVNPAAKLTFYVGEADYAQRIRALRPQYEVEVLDRSDLKISATEIRKDPMKNWNYITTPFRRHFSKHVLISGGGSVGKTTLVQDLARSYGSPYSLEYARDYQEKNGIFDEELTAMDYQKLLLGQYNRTSSVINGSTNNGLVFADTNSTATKAYMDYYLAKTATAIELEVLDGMYQNTIAQEQWDLIIIVPPYADYYDDGVRDMNMGDQHIRELFTQHLVDLFRDAGLGDKLVILDSAFSEADPHGYYGRFKQAQQLIAEHLHINLGNV from the coding sequence ATGCGTAAGAAGATTGCAGGTAACAGAATTGGGGTGTATTTTGGTACGTTTGCGCCATTCCACATCGGGCACTATTCCGTGGCGATGAAGGCAAAGCGCCAAAATGATGGTGCGGTGGTGATTGCTTCAGGGCGAGACGACGACCGCGGCACTAAAATCGGCTTGGGGGTCGATAAGCGTTTCCGCTATGTCCGCGAAGTTTTTCGCAATGATGAGTTAGTGGCGGTTGGCAAGTTAAATGAAAGTCAGGCCAACATTCCGGCGGCGCCACATGGTTGGCCGTTATGGCTGGATGAGGTTGAAAAACAAATCAAAACGTTGATTGTTAATCCCGCCGCGAAACTGACTTTTTACGTCGGTGAGGCGGATTATGCGCAACGAATTCGCGCATTACGGCCACAGTATGAAGTTGAGGTGTTAGATCGGAGCGATTTGAAGATTTCCGCGACTGAAATTCGGAAGGATCCCATGAAAAACTGGAATTACATTACCACCCCATTTCGGCGCCATTTTTCCAAGCATGTGTTAATTTCTGGGGGCGGTAGTGTGGGTAAAACGACGTTGGTCCAAGATCTGGCCCGCAGTTATGGTTCACCATATTCACTGGAGTACGCGCGTGATTATCAGGAAAAAAACGGTATTTTCGATGAAGAGCTCACGGCAATGGATTATCAAAAGTTATTACTGGGGCAATATAATCGTACGAGTTCAGTCATTAATGGATCAACTAATAATGGGCTGGTGTTTGCCGATACTAATTCGACAGCGACAAAAGCGTATATGGATTATTATTTGGCAAAAACGGCGACGGCAATCGAACTGGAAGTTTTAGATGGCATGTACCAAAACACAATTGCGCAGGAGCAGTGGGACTTGATTATCATCGTGCCCCCATATGCGGATTATTATGATGATGGGGTGCGCGATATGAATATGGGCGACCAACATATTCGTGAATTATTTACTCAACATCTGGTTGATTTGTTCCGGGACGCGGGTTTGGGGGATAAATTAGTGATTTTGGATAGCGCATTTAGCGAGGCGGATCCGCATGGCTATTACGGACGGTTTAAGCAGGCGCAACAGCTAATCGCCGAACACCTCCATATTAATTTGGGGAACGTATAA
- the pnuC gene encoding nicotinamide riboside transporter PnuC, producing the protein MQTIKHIGPGLRATFKPARLVGDFITLSGKDFILLGMMLIATIAAFIFGQDFSVLGVVSFVVGIATVANLILIDRGRLTNYAWGMISTLTWLIIAWHNHLIGDITTQIFFFIMQFVGIAVWHKSITDNHDEHGEIIAKKLSRRQMVVLAVILLIAYFVQVYLSRQLHGTQIWLDSAVLPLNIAAEILMIYGFASQWFMWTLINLINIVIWINQLHAGGVGSTSMLILQIVMTINGMWGWYLWNKSANTQQTTSDFEKELV; encoded by the coding sequence ATGCAAACAATTAAGCACATAGGACCCGGATTACGGGCGACGTTTAAACCAGCACGTTTGGTGGGGGATTTCATTACTTTATCGGGCAAAGATTTCATTTTGCTGGGGATGATGTTAATTGCAACCATTGCAGCGTTTATTTTTGGGCAAGATTTCTCGGTATTGGGCGTCGTGTCGTTTGTTGTCGGCATCGCGACGGTGGCAAATTTAATCTTGATTGACCGGGGACGGCTGACGAATTACGCGTGGGGGATGATTTCGACATTGACGTGGTTGATTATTGCGTGGCATAACCATTTAATTGGCGATATCACCACGCAAATATTTTTCTTCATCATGCAATTTGTGGGGATTGCGGTGTGGCACAAATCAATCACAGATAACCACGATGAGCATGGAGAAATTATCGCCAAGAAGCTTAGTCGGCGCCAAATGGTGGTGTTAGCGGTGATTTTATTAATCGCCTATTTCGTCCAAGTTTATCTGTCACGCCAGCTTCACGGCACGCAAATTTGGCTGGATTCAGCGGTCTTACCATTGAATATTGCCGCTGAAATCTTGATGATTTACGGTTTTGCGAGCCAATGGTTCATGTGGACGCTGATTAATTTGATTAATATCGTCATTTGGATTAACCAACTTCACGCGGGTGGCGTTGGTTCAACCTCAATGCTAATTTTGCAAATCGTGATGACGATTAATGGCATGTGGGGGTGGTATTTGTGGAATAAATCCGCTAATACACAGCAGACCACGAGTGATTTTGAAAAGGAATTGGTGTAA
- a CDS encoding 5-methyltetrahydropteroyltriglutamate--homocysteine S-methyltransferase yields MPNTQTQQKIGFQHVGSFLRPTALKTARAEFAANEITAAQLRTVEDDAITALVAKQKAVGLDVVTDGEFRRAYWHLDNFWGFGGVEKIKFGEGYLFAHEETKDDSARLNGRLSFIAATHPVIADFGFLQKVATEQNIQAKITLPSPAQFYSELVRGINASEIEKYYDSDEALFTDIKRVYHEEILALYDLGARIVQLDDCTWGMLVDPHFWNTIAGAGFDPQKLQAIYVDLNNGAIADLPADLTVNTHVCRGNFHSDWAAQGGYDTVADVLFGQENVSSYFLEYDSDRAGSFAPLAKVSGDKRVVLGLITTKSGELEDKQTIINRIQEATTYLPLERLWLSTQCGFASTEEGNILTEDQQWAKLALVKEILVEVF; encoded by the coding sequence ATGCCAAATACACAAACACAACAAAAAATTGGGTTCCAACACGTTGGTTCATTCTTACGCCCAACAGCATTGAAGACAGCTCGGGCCGAATTTGCAGCCAATGAAATTACAGCCGCGCAATTACGCACCGTGGAAGATGACGCAATTACCGCACTGGTTGCTAAGCAAAAAGCAGTCGGCTTGGACGTGGTCACAGACGGCGAATTTCGGCGAGCATACTGGCACTTGGACAACTTCTGGGGCTTTGGGGGCGTTGAAAAAATTAAATTTGGTGAAGGGTATCTATTTGCCCACGAAGAAACCAAAGACGACTCAGCCCGGTTGAATGGCCGATTGAGTTTTATCGCTGCCACGCATCCAGTGATTGCCGATTTTGGTTTCTTACAAAAAGTTGCCACCGAACAAAACATTCAAGCCAAAATAACGTTACCATCGCCAGCACAATTTTATTCGGAACTCGTGCGGGGGATCAACGCCAGCGAAATTGAAAAATACTATGATTCAGATGAAGCGTTATTCACCGATATCAAACGCGTTTACCACGAAGAAATTTTAGCGTTATATGATTTGGGTGCCCGCATTGTCCAATTGGATGATTGCACGTGGGGGATGTTAGTCGATCCGCACTTTTGGAATACGATCGCAGGTGCTGGTTTCGATCCGCAAAAATTACAAGCCATCTATGTCGATTTGAATAATGGCGCCATTGCGGATTTACCAGCCGATTTGACGGTTAATACCCACGTGTGCCGGGGGAATTTTCATTCTGATTGGGCCGCTCAAGGTGGTTACGATACTGTCGCCGACGTGTTGTTTGGGCAAGAAAATGTCAGCAGCTATTTCTTAGAATACGACAGCGACCGCGCTGGGAGCTTCGCACCATTAGCGAAAGTCAGTGGGGATAAACGTGTGGTCTTGGGCTTGATTACGACCAAGTCTGGTGAATTAGAAGACAAACAAACGATTATTAACCGCATTCAAGAAGCAACCACATACCTACCATTAGAGCGTTTGTGGTTAAGCACCCAATGCGGATTTGCTTCAACGGAGGAAGGTAATATTTTAACGGAAGACCAGCAGTGGGCGAAGTTAGCATTAGTCAAAGAAATTCTGGTTGAAGTGTTTTAG
- a CDS encoding C40 family peptidase, which translates to MKNKLGKLVFACVATLITIVATSGIVSADSTSVQVVKGDTLTSLAKKYNVTVSAIKSENNLNSDVIKIGQTLVIGDDSATPATSTGTTTVTPATTAPYQGVAEYAQRFIGTHYVWGGMSPRGFDCSGLVAYSFAHKAGVKLPHSSARQAAVTKRIAVANVKAGDLLFWSSNGRVYHVGLAISNKKFVQAPEAGKRVEISSIAKWHPSFAGRVK; encoded by the coding sequence ATGAAAAATAAGCTTGGTAAATTAGTTTTTGCGTGTGTTGCGACTTTAATCACAATTGTGGCGACTAGTGGAATTGTTAGTGCGGATAGCACCAGCGTTCAGGTAGTTAAAGGCGACACGTTGACGTCACTTGCTAAGAAGTATAATGTCACGGTAAGTGCGATTAAAAGCGAAAATAATTTGAACTCTGACGTAATTAAAATTGGCCAAACTTTGGTAATTGGCGATGATAGCGCGACACCTGCCACTAGTACGGGTACAACCACAGTTACCCCCGCAACAACCGCACCTTACCAAGGCGTGGCTGAATATGCCCAACGCTTCATTGGTACGCATTATGTATGGGGTGGTATGAGTCCGCGTGGATTTGATTGCTCAGGTTTAGTCGCATATAGTTTTGCGCACAAAGCCGGTGTAAAATTACCACACAGTTCGGCCCGCCAAGCAGCCGTAACTAAGCGCATTGCCGTTGCCAACGTTAAAGCCGGTGATTTATTATTCTGGTCATCAAATGGCCGTGTCTACCACGTTGGTCTAGCAATTAGTAATAAGAAATTTGTCCAAGCCCCAGAAGCTGGTAAGCGGGTCGAAATTTCAAGCATTGCCAAATGGCACCCATCATTTGCCGGCCGTGTTAAATAA
- the thiW gene encoding energy coupling factor transporter S component ThiW, with protein sequence MTNVLKRQVRTRKLIATAILSAMSYVLSTVFVFPNMAPFQHFIDVLAAVLLGPGYATAAAIMTGLARMGFEGRPATSVVSILVAPALAAILYRLSGKIYMAVIGEVVGVGLFGALFSYPVMKLIYGLDLHHFYFYIPFFIPSALVGAVLGGWVLYLLNHGQLAKMQQSFGTQLDE encoded by the coding sequence ATGACAAATGTATTGAAGCGCCAAGTACGCACGCGCAAATTAATCGCCACGGCAATTTTATCCGCGATGAGTTACGTCTTATCAACGGTATTTGTATTCCCAAATATGGCGCCATTTCAACATTTTATCGATGTTTTAGCAGCAGTACTCCTAGGTCCGGGTTATGCGACGGCCGCAGCAATTATGACGGGATTGGCACGGATGGGCTTTGAAGGTCGGCCAGCAACCAGTGTCGTCAGCATTTTGGTGGCACCAGCTTTGGCGGCAATCCTTTACCGACTGAGCGGAAAAATCTATATGGCGGTTATTGGTGAAGTAGTGGGGGTCGGCTTGTTTGGCGCCTTGTTCTCATATCCCGTGATGAAATTAATTTACGGGTTAGATTTACACCATTTCTATTTCTATATTCCGTTTTTCATTCCCTCGGCATTAGTTGGTGCAGTCCTCGGCGGCTGGGTTTTGTATTTACTGAATCATGGGCAGTTGGCTAAAATGCAACAAAGCTTTGGTACGCAGTTAGATGAGTGA
- a CDS encoding GntR family transcriptional regulator, with amino-acid sequence MNQKSGRPLYEQLMYGIKEDILLGILQVGDKLPSVREMAQRQLVNPNTVAKAYKALEAQGIIETVLGRGTFVAMQLSGDVDDRQLQIFKQQLSELLTEATYMGLTEQKMQALVAEWYGGNHGIKSKQFSEND; translated from the coding sequence ATGAATCAAAAAAGTGGGCGACCACTTTATGAGCAACTCATGTATGGGATTAAAGAAGATATTTTGTTGGGGATTTTACAGGTGGGGGATAAGTTACCATCGGTTCGTGAAATGGCCCAACGACAATTGGTTAATCCGAATACAGTCGCGAAAGCATACAAGGCGTTGGAGGCGCAAGGAATTATTGAAACTGTGCTAGGGCGTGGCACGTTTGTCGCGATGCAGTTGAGTGGTGATGTGGATGATCGGCAGTTGCAAATTTTTAAGCAGCAGCTGAGCGAGCTTTTGACGGAAGCGACCTACATGGGATTAACAGAACAAAAAATGCAAGCTTTGGTTGCAGAGTGGTATGGGGGAAATCATGGAATTAAAAGTAAACAATTTAGCGAAAATGATTAA
- a CDS encoding ATP-binding cassette domain-containing protein, translated as MELKVNNLAKMINKHVVLNDISFTVKQGEVLGIIGRNGVGKTTLFRTMMGQYLADQGTVGIDDQLVSDDLELRQNMFFIDQQNNYLTDYTPAQIAKMYSLLYDKFDSDRFLTVVQEHHLPMDSRYRSYSKGMQGLFNVLLALASKAQFIILDEPLDGLDVLVRETVKRVLIDAVQTQHISILISSHNLTELDTLIDRAIILADARIAREYTLESSRENARKIQLVFREETPDFISEYGTIVEQRGRVIVVVFNDYNRKIDEMIAHSAPLLFEDLPLNLEDLFRTTLVNEADYVLEK; from the coding sequence ATGGAATTAAAAGTAAACAATTTAGCGAAAATGATTAATAAACATGTCGTATTGAATGACATTAGTTTTACGGTTAAGCAAGGTGAAGTTTTAGGAATTATTGGGCGGAATGGGGTTGGTAAAACAACGTTATTTCGGACGATGATGGGGCAATATTTGGCGGATCAAGGAACCGTGGGAATTGATGACCAGCTGGTTAGTGATGATTTGGAATTACGGCAAAATATGTTCTTTATTGATCAGCAGAATAATTATTTGACGGATTATACGCCAGCGCAGATTGCCAAGATGTATAGCTTGTTATACGACAAGTTTGACAGTGACCGATTTTTGACGGTAGTCCAAGAGCATCATTTGCCAATGGATAGTCGTTATCGTAGTTATTCAAAGGGGATGCAGGGGCTATTTAACGTCTTGTTGGCGCTTGCCTCGAAAGCCCAATTCATAATTTTGGATGAACCACTCGATGGCTTGGATGTATTAGTGCGAGAAACGGTGAAGCGCGTTTTGATAGATGCAGTGCAAACACAACATATTAGTATTTTGATTTCATCGCATAATTTAACGGAATTGGATACATTGATTGATCGAGCAATTATATTGGCTGACGCGCGCATTGCCCGTGAGTACACATTGGAATCATCGCGTGAAAATGCCCGCAAAATTCAATTAGTATTTCGTGAAGAAACCCCGGATTTCATTAGTGAATATGGAACGATAGTTGAACAGCGGGGGCGCGTTATTGTTGTGGTATTCAACGACTATAACCGCAAAATTGATGAAATGATCGCGCATAGCGCACCGTTGTTATTTGAAGATTTACCATTGAACTTGGAGGACTTGTTCCGGACGACGCTGGTTAATGAAGCGGATTATGTGTTGGAAAAGTAG
- the lepA gene encoding translation elongation factor 4 — translation MNLEEMRERQKHIRNFSIVAHIDHGKSTIADRILDLTHAITAREAQDQLLDSMELERERGITIKMNSVELHYDAEDGETYVFHLIDTPGHVDFQYEVSRALAAGEGAVLVVDAAQGVEAQTLSNVYLAMDNDLEIVPLINKIDLPAAEPEKVRAEIEDVIGIDASEAVLASAKQGIGIKELLEQIVKSVPAPEGDIEAPLKALIFDSAYDAYRGVVLTVRVREGIVRVGDKIKMMHSGAEFEVTEVGVNSPKPVPRDYLGAGDVGYITAAIKDIKSTRSGDTITHVKNPAAEPLEGYRTMKPMVYSGLYPTDNAKFTDLREALEKLQLNDAALEFEPETSQALGFGFRTGFLGLLHMDVVQERLEREFDLDLITTAPSVTYKVTKNDGTQVEVANPAEMPEVSSIRFIEEPYVHANIMVPNEYVGAVMDLAQRKRGEFDTMDYLDDSRVNVKYFIPLSEIIFDFFDKLKSNTRGYASLDYEEAGYRQSDLVTIDILLNSEKVDALSFIVHRDFAAERGRIITGKLKNIIPRQNFEIPVQAAIGAKIIARTNIKAYRKDVTAKIHTGDPDRRAKLLDKQKRGKARMKSVGTVEVPQEAFMAVLKTEDDDEFKKGH, via the coding sequence ATGAATTTAGAAGAAATGCGAGAACGTCAAAAACATATTCGGAACTTTAGTATCGTCGCCCACATTGATCACGGTAAGTCGACCATTGCTGATCGTATCTTAGATTTAACCCACGCAATTACGGCCCGTGAAGCGCAAGACCAACTTTTGGATTCGATGGAGCTTGAACGTGAACGTGGCATAACTATCAAGATGAACTCCGTCGAATTGCACTATGACGCTGAAGATGGTGAAACTTATGTCTTTCACTTGATTGACACACCAGGTCACGTCGATTTCCAATATGAAGTATCCCGGGCACTTGCTGCTGGTGAAGGGGCGGTCTTAGTTGTTGATGCGGCCCAAGGGGTTGAAGCCCAAACCTTGTCAAACGTTTACTTGGCGATGGACAATGATTTGGAAATCGTGCCTTTGATTAACAAAATTGATTTACCAGCTGCTGAACCGGAAAAAGTTCGCGCTGAAATCGAAGACGTCATCGGAATCGACGCTTCTGAAGCAGTTTTGGCTTCCGCTAAGCAAGGTATCGGCATCAAGGAATTGCTTGAACAAATCGTGAAATCAGTGCCTGCGCCAGAAGGTGACATTGAAGCACCATTAAAAGCGTTGATCTTTGATTCAGCTTACGATGCGTATCGTGGGGTTGTATTGACAGTCCGTGTGCGTGAAGGAATTGTGCGCGTTGGTGACAAGATTAAGATGATGCACTCTGGTGCGGAATTTGAAGTCACTGAAGTCGGCGTTAACTCACCAAAACCGGTTCCCCGCGATTACTTGGGTGCCGGGGATGTTGGTTATATCACCGCAGCTATCAAGGACATCAAGAGCACGCGTTCTGGGGATACTATTACGCACGTGAAGAATCCCGCTGCTGAACCTTTGGAAGGTTACCGGACGATGAAGCCAATGGTTTATTCTGGTTTGTATCCAACCGATAACGCCAAGTTCACGGATTTGCGCGAAGCCCTTGAAAAGCTCCAACTTAATGACGCTGCCTTGGAATTTGAACCAGAAACATCACAAGCTTTGGGCTTTGGTTTCCGGACGGGATTCTTAGGATTGTTGCACATGGATGTTGTGCAAGAACGATTGGAACGTGAATTTGACCTCGACTTGATCACGACGGCGCCTTCCGTGACCTACAAGGTTACCAAGAACGACGGCACACAAGTTGAAGTGGCTAACCCAGCCGAAATGCCAGAAGTTAGTTCAATTCGTTTTATCGAAGAACCTTATGTCCATGCTAATATCATGGTGCCTAACGAATATGTTGGGGCGGTCATGGATTTGGCACAGCGCAAACGTGGTGAATTTGATACGATGGATTACTTGGATGACTCACGGGTTAACGTGAAGTACTTCATACCATTGTCAGAAATCATCTTCGACTTCTTCGATAAACTCAAGTCAAACACGCGTGGGTACGCTTCATTGGATTATGAAGAAGCTGGCTACCGTCAATCTGACTTGGTAACAATTGATATCTTGTTGAATTCTGAAAAGGTCGATGCTTTGAGTTTCATCGTGCACCGTGATTTTGCCGCTGAACGTGGGCGTATTATTACTGGTAAGCTGAAAAACATCATTCCCCGCCAGAACTTTGAAATTCCAGTGCAAGCAGCCATTGGGGCCAAAATTATTGCGCGGACGAATATCAAGGCCTACCGTAAGGATGTTACCGCTAAGATTCACACCGGTGATCCTGACCGTCGTGCTAAGTTGTTAGACAAGCAAAAACGTGGGAAAGCCCGGATGAAGTCGGTTGGTACCGTTGAAGTACCGCAGGAAGCCTTCATGGCCGTTCTTAAAACTGAGGACGATGATGAGTTCAAGAAGGGTCACTAG
- the fba gene encoding class II fructose-1,6-bisphosphate aldolase, whose translation MTIVSGKQVVQTARANGYAVGAFNTNNLEWTQAILRTAEAKQSPVIIAASMGAIKYMGGFKTVAELIRNLDSAMNITVPVAIHLDHGDYEAAISAIAAGFTSVMFDGSNLTFADNLEKTQKIIEFAHTVGVSVEAEVGTIGGEEDGIIGSGEIASIDEAVIMAQTGIDFLAAGIGNIHGVYPKNWAGLNLDHLEKLAAAVNEAVGYDFPLVLHGASGVPDAQIAVAIKHGVAKVNVNTEAQLAFHQATRDFVLSDKDLIGKNYDPRKFLAPGVKAIETALTDRINVFGSANK comes from the coding sequence ATGACAATTGTATCAGGAAAACAAGTGGTTCAAACTGCACGGGCCAATGGTTACGCCGTTGGTGCCTTCAATACTAATAATTTAGAATGGACACAGGCCATCTTGCGCACTGCCGAAGCCAAGCAATCACCTGTTATTATCGCTGCATCAATGGGCGCAATCAAATACATGGGCGGCTTTAAAACTGTCGCTGAACTAATTAGGAACTTGGACAGCGCCATGAATATTACGGTGCCGGTTGCGATTCACTTAGACCACGGTGACTACGAAGCCGCAATTTCAGCCATCGCCGCCGGTTTTACCTCCGTGATGTTTGACGGGTCAAATTTAACTTTCGCCGACAACTTGGAAAAGACGCAAAAAATCATTGAATTTGCGCATACCGTTGGGGTTTCCGTTGAAGCAGAAGTTGGTACAATTGGCGGTGAAGAAGACGGTATTATCGGCTCAGGTGAAATTGCTTCAATTGACGAAGCCGTAATTATGGCGCAAACCGGGATTGATTTCTTGGCTGCCGGCATCGGTAACATCCATGGTGTTTACCCTAAAAATTGGGCTGGTTTAAACTTGGACCACTTAGAAAAATTAGCAGCCGCAGTTAATGAGGCCGTTGGTTACGATTTCCCATTAGTTTTACATGGTGCGTCCGGTGTTCCTGATGCGCAAATTGCCGTCGCCATCAAACACGGTGTCGCCAAAGTCAACGTGAATACCGAAGCCCAGCTCGCCTTTCACCAAGCCACCCGCGATTTTGTTCTCAGCGACAAAGACTTAATCGGTAAAAATTATGACCCGCGTAAATTCTTAGCGCCGGGTGTCAAAGCCATCGAAACTGCCCTCACCGACCGCATTAATGTGTTTGGCTCAGCCAATAAATAG
- a CDS encoding 5' nucleotidase, NT5C type, with protein MIKPKLFLDMDNVLVDTLSILNTADPTNFNVAKPDQIPGIFRSLPPVPDAISAVNQLAEHFDLYILSTAPWQNPSAWSDKILWLTQYFGAAEDSVFYKKVVMTHDKSLAKANGGILIDDRPYHGASGWDDAALGTAWVQYGFDAQLTWSSTLVQLLIDTANYYQAHDVTLRAALEAANASRFQLQGPVETFAKAHWE; from the coding sequence ATGATAAAACCAAAACTTTTTCTCGATATGGATAACGTCTTAGTCGATACATTATCCATTTTGAACACAGCTGATCCAACAAATTTTAACGTGGCAAAGCCTGACCAAATCCCGGGCATTTTTCGTTCGCTGCCACCAGTCCCTGATGCAATTAGTGCGGTTAACCAACTGGCTGAGCATTTTGACTTATATATTCTGTCAACGGCGCCTTGGCAGAACCCAAGTGCATGGTCCGATAAAATACTGTGGTTAACCCAGTATTTTGGAGCGGCGGAAGACAGCGTGTTTTACAAAAAAGTCGTGATGACCCATGATAAATCGCTTGCCAAAGCTAATGGTGGGATATTAATTGACGACCGTCCCTATCATGGGGCTAGCGGTTGGGACGACGCGGCACTTGGAACTGCATGGGTGCAGTATGGTTTTGATGCCCAGCTAACCTGGTCATCTACGTTAGTCCAACTGCTCATCGATACTGCAAACTATTATCAAGCGCATGATGTAACTTTGCGGGCCGCCTTGGAAGCCGCCAACGCGTCACGCTTCCAGTTGCAAGGACCAGTAGAAACTTTTGCAAAAGCCCACTGGGAATAG
- a CDS encoding phosphatidylglycerophosphatase A, with translation MAQMDEITRTILIQDLGRLKKKFYHPDFRDLYDDKRNYHHVIQILENRGVTMESIAELVYNRQKNYTKDLSMTTVTYMLYEVLQKREVQNTIMMGIAIDIATEQGAFAFDEDLNNQLVNDKGTFGLDEVLAESISHTSGSIGLSNAYGLDIAKQGIIAKLNDEQGTERNGVKVSNTFIDDLVAHIAGATMARIAHKYQTITDMIEDLELSEEAYDAL, from the coding sequence ATGGCACAAATGGATGAAATTACTCGTACGATTTTGATTCAAGATTTGGGACGTTTAAAGAAGAAATTTTATCACCCAGATTTCCGTGATCTTTATGATGATAAGCGTAACTATCACCACGTTATTCAAATCCTTGAAAACCGTGGCGTAACCATGGAAAGCATTGCCGAATTGGTTTATAACCGGCAAAAAAATTACACAAAAGATTTGTCGATGACGACCGTGACATACATGTTGTATGAAGTTTTGCAAAAGCGGGAAGTACAAAATACGATTATGATGGGCATTGCCATTGATATCGCAACGGAACAAGGTGCCTTTGCCTTTGATGAAGACTTAAATAATCAGTTAGTAAATGATAAAGGAACTTTTGGTTTGGATGAAGTGCTCGCAGAAAGCATTAGCCATACTTCAGGTAGTATTGGTCTTTCGAACGCCTATGGTTTGGATATTGCCAAGCAAGGAATCATCGCAAAATTAAATGATGAACAGGGTACTGAACGCAATGGTGTGAAAGTATCAAACACGTTCATTGACGATTTGGTTGCACATATTGCCGGTGCAACAATGGCGCGCATTGCCCATAAGTACCAAACAATTACCGATATGATTGAAGATTTGGAATTATCTGAAGAAGCATACGATGCATTGTAA